Proteins encoded together in one Vulcanisaeta thermophila window:
- a CDS encoding YHS domain-containing protein has product MVKVDPVCGMEVSEDTPYKTLYRGKIYYFCSRMCKEEFERDPEKYLREGPRGMPGHTHH; this is encoded by the coding sequence ATGGTTAAGGTGGACCCAGTGTGCGGTATGGAGGTGAGCGAGGACACACCATACAAGACCCTGTACAGGGGCAAGATCTACTACTTCTGCTCAAGGATGTGCAAGGAGGAGTTCGAGAGAGACCCCGAGAAATACCTAAGGGAGGGACCAAGGGGGATGCCGGGACACACGCATCATTAG
- a CDS encoding DsrE family protein yields the protein MGKVLIILVSSTLDRLIALGTITLGLVSMGHEVSIYTTASGSLAFLKNAASSIRDYQSDGSLTGLVNSIVNGLNSLIGQGRFYPWYEMIRQAKDMGHVRVFVCVQPFELGGMRVSREDLIDVVDDLVMVGKLAELVDWADKVITL from the coding sequence ATGGGTAAGGTGTTGATTATACTGGTCTCCTCAACCCTGGACAGGTTGATTGCCCTGGGCACAATAACCCTTGGCCTGGTCTCCATGGGTCATGAGGTGTCCATATACACCACGGCATCGGGATCCCTGGCATTCCTCAAGAACGCGGCCAGCTCCATCAGGGATTACCAATCAGACGGCTCACTAACGGGCCTGGTTAACTCCATAGTTAATGGGTTGAACTCCCTCATTGGTCAGGGTAGGTTCTACCCTTGGTATGAGATGATTAGGCAGGCCAAGGACATGGGTCATGTCAGGGTCTTTGTTTGTGTTCAACCCTTTGAGTTGGGTGGTATGAGGGTTTCCAGGGAGGACCTTATTGATGTGGTTGATGACCTGGTCATGGTGGGTAAGCTGGCCGAGTTGGTGGATTGGGCCGATAAGGTGATTACCCTCTAA
- a CDS encoding YkgJ family cysteine cluster protein produces the protein MVKIRVRLGGVFDDEEFFNVKMKCTKCGRCCFNTEMELLPEDVERLVRLGYPIEYFATVVNGVVRLRNVNGHCVFLNENTMECTVYENRPIGCRIYPVVYDDVEGPYIDRECPAWDTVDKGELKRLGGYLPLFVSRSRMTLDWVRLRYGYPRR, from the coding sequence ATGGTCAAGATCAGGGTTAGGTTGGGTGGTGTGTTTGATGATGAGGAGTTCTTCAACGTCAAAATGAAATGCACCAAGTGCGGAAGGTGCTGCTTTAATACTGAGATGGAGTTGCTGCCCGAGGATGTTGAGAGGCTCGTGAGGCTTGGCTACCCCATTGAGTACTTCGCCACTGTTGTGAATGGTGTGGTGAGGCTTAGGAATGTGAATGGGCATTGTGTATTTCTTAATGAGAACACCATGGAGTGCACGGTGTATGAGAATAGACCCATTGGTTGCAGAATATACCCTGTGGTTTACGATGACGTGGAGGGCCCGTACATAGATAGGGAGTGCCCTGCATGGGACACCGTGGATAAGGGCGAGCTGAAGAGGTTGGGTGGTTACCTGCCGCTGTTTGTGAGTAGGTCCAGGATGACGCTGGATTGGGTTAGGTTGAGGTATGGTTATCCTCGCCGTTAG
- a CDS encoding 2-oxoacid:acceptor oxidoreductase family protein, whose translation MGKLTELIILGRGGQGGVTAARILVSAALKDGKWGQAIPEFGAERRGAVVKAYARISDEPISMHSNVRRADVLVVLTSRVLDLVNLDELMKSPDSIVIVNSPTFVKTGYRTYYVDATGISEKLGLVIAGWHIVSTPMIGAVVRVTGIVTLDSVIRSLPEFIGRESLVRLNAEAVRMGYESVRGGE comes from the coding sequence ATGGGCAAGCTCACTGAGCTCATAATATTGGGTAGGGGCGGACAGGGTGGTGTTACCGCTGCCAGGATCCTCGTCTCCGCGGCGCTTAAGGATGGTAAGTGGGGCCAAGCCATCCCTGAGTTTGGTGCTGAGCGTAGGGGTGCCGTGGTTAAGGCCTACGCTAGGATTTCCGATGAGCCCATTTCAATGCATAGTAATGTTAGGAGAGCTGACGTACTTGTGGTTTTGACGTCGAGAGTCCTGGATTTGGTTAACCTGGATGAGTTGATGAAGAGTCCTGACTCCATAGTCATAGTTAACTCGCCAACATTTGTGAAGACGGGCTACAGGACTTACTACGTGGATGCCACTGGGATTAGTGAGAAGCTGGGGCTTGTGATTGCTGGCTGGCACATTGTTAGTACGCCCATGATTGGCGCCGTGGTTAGGGTTACTGGCATAGTGACCCTGGACTCCGTGATAAGGTCGCTACCTGAGTTCATTGGTAGGGAGAGCCTGGTTAGGCTTAATGCCGAGGCCGTTAGGATGGGTTACGAGTCCGTGAGGGGTGGTGAGTGA
- a CDS encoding nucleotidyltransferase domain-containing protein encodes MLREFPWRDYGVVFAVLYGSRAWGGVVKGDWDIAVYLEDVERDADLQYALARFLGVRDEDVDLPVLNNYESIPCTLIISALGRGKLLYARDFNEYSTWILC; translated from the coding sequence GTGCTTAGGGAATTCCCATGGCGTGACTACGGCGTGGTCTTTGCGGTGCTCTATGGGTCCAGGGCCTGGGGCGGTGTGGTTAAGGGTGATTGGGACATTGCCGTTTACCTTGAGGATGTGGAGAGGGATGCGGATCTTCAGTATGCATTGGCTAGGTTCCTGGGTGTTAGGGATGAGGACGTGGACCTGCCTGTGCTTAATAATTACGAGTCCATACCATGCACACTAATAATAAGTGCCCTGGGCAGGGGTAAGCTCCTGTACGCCAGGGATTTTAATGAGTACAGTACCTGGATATTATGTTGA
- a CDS encoding 4Fe-4S binding protein, producing MAADKLRGLLLSFPRAGAGGNTGTWRVYRPVINYAKCTKCGLCWLYCPENVIDWLEDKNVRIDYTYCKGCGICADVCPVKAIDMVKEGEV from the coding sequence ATGGCAGCGGATAAACTCAGGGGCTTGTTACTTTCATTCCCAAGGGCTGGTGCTGGCGGTAATACAGGGACTTGGAGGGTTTACAGGCCGGTGATTAATTACGCCAAGTGCACAAAGTGCGGCCTCTGCTGGCTCTACTGCCCCGAGAACGTAATTGACTGGCTTGAGGATAAGAACGTGAGGATTGACTACACATACTGCAAGGGCTGCGGTATATGCGCCGATGTTTGCCCTGTGAAGGCAATAGACATGGTGAAGGAGGGTGAGGTGTGA
- a CDS encoding 3-methyl-2-oxobutanoate dehydrogenase subunit beta, whose product MVTMTELHRYGRTKFIMPGTAACPGCPLQVGMRQLAMALDGKMVMVIPAGCSSVIPGTAPNTAYTWPTLHVPFASSPAVASGLVRALRQRGVDGPVVVWAGDGGTADIGFATLSGAAYRNDDVLYIMADNEAYMNTGIQASGTTPWMAWTTTSPSGKTEERKEVDLIMLMHKIPYVATASIAFPMDFIDKVRRAVSIRGFKFIHLHTPCPPGWKMDDSYTIRAARLAVETGAWILWEYNQGRLTISPPSIPYKDKSRRRPLEEYLKIQGRFAHLKPEDVKAMEERIDKQWDLILKLAEIFK is encoded by the coding sequence ATGGTCACAATGACGGAACTACACAGGTACGGGAGGACCAAGTTCATAATGCCGGGGACGGCCGCATGCCCCGGCTGCCCATTGCAGGTTGGCATGAGGCAGTTGGCCATGGCGCTTGATGGCAAGATGGTCATGGTAATACCCGCCGGGTGCTCAAGCGTTATACCAGGCACGGCGCCCAACACCGCCTACACATGGCCCACGCTTCACGTCCCCTTCGCATCAAGCCCTGCGGTGGCCAGCGGTTTGGTTAGGGCGTTGAGGCAGAGGGGTGTGGATGGGCCCGTGGTTGTTTGGGCAGGTGATGGCGGCACTGCGGATATTGGCTTCGCAACACTGAGTGGGGCTGCCTATAGGAATGATGATGTACTCTACATAATGGCTGATAACGAGGCCTACATGAACACTGGGATACAGGCAAGCGGCACAACGCCCTGGATGGCTTGGACCACCACATCGCCTAGCGGTAAGACTGAGGAGCGTAAGGAGGTGGACTTGATAATGCTCATGCATAAGATACCCTACGTCGCCACTGCAAGCATTGCCTTTCCCATGGACTTCATAGACAAGGTTAGGAGGGCCGTGAGTATAAGGGGGTTCAAGTTCATACACCTACACACCCCATGCCCACCTGGTTGGAAGATGGATGACTCATACACAATAAGGGCCGCTAGGCTGGCGGTGGAGACGGGTGCCTGGATACTGTGGGAGTACAACCAGGGTAGGCTCACCATAAGCCCACCGAGCATTCCGTATAAGGATAAGTCCAGGAGGAGGCCCCTTGAGGAGTACCTAAAGATCCAGGGTAGGTTTGCCCACCTAAAGCCCGAGGATGTCAAGGCCATGGAGGAGAGGATTGATAAGCAGTGGGACTTAATACTGAAGCTAGCCGAGATATTCAAGTAA
- a CDS encoding MTH1187 family thiamine-binding protein, whose translation MGVIIEFAVDPIGTGSTSVGDYIRAVVRVLDKLGYKYQVGPMGTSVELPSVSELGRLLQEVHDELYRLGVKRIVTTVRIDDRRDKAITMEYKVRRVVG comes from the coding sequence GTGGGTGTGATTATTGAGTTTGCCGTAGACCCCATTGGGACGGGCTCAACAAGTGTTGGTGATTACATAAGGGCTGTTGTTAGGGTTTTGGATAAGCTTGGTTATAAGTACCAGGTGGGTCCCATGGGGACTAGCGTGGAGCTCCCCAGCGTTTCCGAGTTGGGTAGGTTGCTCCAGGAGGTTCATGATGAGTTGTATAGGCTTGGGGTTAAGAGGATTGTTACCACAGTGAGGATTGATGATAGGAGGGATAAGGCAATTACCATGGAGTACAAGGTTAGGAGGGTTGTGGGTTAA
- a CDS encoding TRASH domain-containing protein, whose amino-acid sequence MAGEKVVSRLTDIEYRVLDILRVNSRASVTEIAERLGVSRATVSRAIDSLVRKGVRFTVEVPEDSPRAFVIVRTPHADIGESYKLIDGRYMLILRGRSLDELAELIDRIEDREAVFLAVKPMSPRVLTTKLVCDYCGGPILNPIIYRRGRRTYYLCCEACLNGLKERLRKVRSAQ is encoded by the coding sequence ATGGCTGGTGAAAAAGTTGTTAGTAGGCTCACGGACATTGAGTACAGAGTGCTCGACATACTGAGGGTTAACTCCAGGGCAAGTGTTACAGAAATTGCTGAGAGGCTTGGCGTTAGTAGGGCCACGGTATCAAGGGCCATAGACTCCCTCGTTAGGAAGGGGGTTAGGTTCACCGTGGAGGTTCCCGAGGACTCGCCCAGGGCCTTCGTGATAGTTAGGACACCCCATGCGGACATTGGTGAAAGCTATAAGTTGATAGATGGGAGGTACATGCTCATACTGAGGGGTAGGAGCCTTGATGAGCTTGCGGAGTTGATTGACAGGATTGAGGATAGGGAGGCCGTGTTCCTAGCGGTTAAGCCCATGAGCCCCAGGGTATTAACCACTAAGTTAGTGTGCGATTACTGCGGTGGGCCAATACTCAACCCCATAATCTACAGGAGGGGCAGGAGAACCTACTACCTATGCTGCGAAGCCTGCCTCAACGGCCTAAAGGAGAGGCTCAGGAAGGTGAGGAGTGCGCAATAA
- a CDS encoding AbrB/MazE/SpoVT family DNA-binding domain-containing protein: MGGKGRRVIYTVTSLPYRARVYVNNQVLIPASLVRALGLVRYWYADITIRYNGEVVIIKHARLLRTRHTDARQFTIPRDVRERLGIRIFDEVEVLDIKPVSNARVLVE, encoded by the coding sequence ATGGGGGGTAAAGGCAGGAGGGTTATTTACACAGTGACGTCCTTACCGTACAGGGCGAGGGTTTATGTTAATAACCAGGTTTTGATACCAGCGAGCCTTGTCAGGGCCTTGGGATTGGTTAGGTATTGGTATGCCGACATCACAATTAGGTATAATGGTGAGGTCGTTATCATTAAGCACGCCAGGTTGTTGAGGACTAGGCACACTGATGCTAGGCAGTTCACGATACCGAGGGATGTGAGGGAGAGGTTGGGTATAAGGATTTTTGATGAGGTTGAGGTTTTGGATATTAAGCCCGTTAGTAATGCCAGGGTTTTGGTTGAATAG
- a CDS encoding heavy metal translocating P-type ATPase, whose amino-acid sequence MGSSEDELANLRIGLRFQGNTREVPFKIIGMHCATCSITVQKALLSVDGVLAATVSLASDEARVIVDPSRFDYSRALKAVQRAGYDIYRERVILVLRVLEPDDVKAVMDALKLPGVFSAIPNPVNHTVTVEYNPLEVGVGDLRGAIERAGFKVVEVVGGQEDFDVDRRAVEADARDLMRRFLVALPLTASIFLLEALMGMGIVSGWLYAWLSLALATPVQFYSGLRFIRGAVRAFRNGTANMDTLVTLGTLSAYTFSLLVLAGLLSGGVFFDASAAVITFVLMGKYLEARARLNVGSAVRELMKLQPRVARVISDGVETEVDASELKPGDLVIVREGDTVPADGIVSTGDAHVNESAMTGESRPVRKSVGDVVLAGTQVVRGYLVLSVTRNGRHTLLAQLIRTVRQAQGLRLPIQTLVDRVAAVFTWVVIAIAITTFLTWYLVGAPLYTAVLHMASVLVVACPCALGLATPVSVVAGVGRAAQRGLLIRNPEAVERMVKVRVMAFDKTGTLTEGSYEVISVIGSEDTLAMAAIAEQGSSHPIARAVLNHVARLGLNVPRPESMETLPGMGVVAQWGGHTIGVGNERLVNGFGAEIPSEIRRKVEEFSGYSTVYVVRDDAVVGAIVVGDRIRDEAATVVNKLREAGINVALLTGDNKEAAMAIANKLGIPSSNVYAELTPDDKVKIISELRGSGLVAMVGDGINDAAALSMADVGIAMGGGTDVAKSAGDVILMRNDLNSILDLIRISRKIMNNVKLNLAYVFTYNSVLIPIAAGAVPGLTLQPQWAGLLMALSSITVTLNALRLRKA is encoded by the coding sequence ATGGGCAGTAGTGAGGATGAACTGGCCAACCTGAGGATTGGGTTGAGGTTCCAGGGAAACACGAGGGAGGTGCCGTTCAAAATCATTGGCATGCACTGCGCCACGTGCAGCATCACTGTTCAGAAGGCCCTGCTAAGCGTTGATGGTGTTTTGGCGGCAACCGTGAGCCTGGCCTCGGACGAGGCAAGGGTGATTGTTGACCCATCCAGGTTTGATTACTCAAGGGCCCTGAAGGCAGTGCAGAGGGCTGGTTATGACATATACAGGGAGAGGGTTATCCTGGTGCTGAGGGTGTTGGAGCCCGATGACGTGAAGGCCGTAATGGACGCCCTAAAACTACCTGGGGTCTTCAGCGCCATACCAAACCCGGTGAATCACACGGTTACCGTGGAGTACAACCCACTTGAGGTGGGCGTGGGCGATTTGAGGGGTGCCATTGAGAGGGCTGGGTTTAAGGTGGTTGAGGTGGTTGGTGGGCAGGAGGACTTTGATGTGGATAGGAGAGCCGTGGAGGCTGATGCCAGGGATCTAATGAGAAGGTTCCTAGTGGCCCTACCACTGACCGCCTCCATATTCCTGCTAGAGGCATTGATGGGCATGGGCATCGTGAGTGGGTGGTTGTATGCGTGGCTCTCCCTGGCCCTGGCAACCCCAGTTCAGTTTTACTCAGGGCTTAGGTTCATTAGGGGTGCGGTTAGGGCCTTTAGGAATGGCACGGCTAACATGGACACGCTCGTGACCCTCGGAACCCTGAGCGCCTACACATTCAGCCTCCTGGTCCTTGCAGGGCTACTGAGTGGTGGTGTCTTCTTTGATGCCAGCGCCGCGGTCATAACCTTCGTATTGATGGGTAAGTACCTCGAGGCCAGGGCGAGGCTCAACGTGGGCTCTGCGGTCAGGGAGCTAATGAAGCTGCAGCCTAGGGTTGCCAGGGTGATCAGTGATGGTGTGGAGACCGAGGTTGATGCCTCGGAGCTGAAGCCAGGGGACCTGGTGATTGTTAGGGAGGGGGACACGGTGCCCGCTGACGGTATAGTGAGCACCGGCGATGCCCACGTCAACGAGTCCGCAATGACCGGTGAGTCAAGGCCTGTGCGTAAGTCCGTGGGTGATGTGGTACTAGCGGGAACGCAGGTGGTTAGGGGTTACCTGGTCCTATCGGTGACGAGGAATGGTAGGCACACACTACTCGCCCAGTTGATTAGGACCGTTAGGCAGGCCCAGGGATTAAGACTCCCAATACAGACGTTGGTTGATAGGGTTGCTGCGGTGTTTACCTGGGTCGTGATAGCCATAGCAATAACCACATTCCTAACCTGGTACCTAGTGGGGGCCCCGCTTTACACCGCTGTGCTTCACATGGCTTCTGTGCTCGTGGTTGCATGCCCATGTGCCCTGGGACTCGCAACACCAGTTAGTGTGGTGGCTGGTGTGGGGAGGGCGGCGCAGAGGGGGCTTCTGATTAGGAATCCAGAGGCTGTGGAGAGGATGGTCAAGGTCAGGGTAATGGCATTTGATAAGACAGGCACACTCACCGAGGGATCCTACGAAGTGATATCCGTGATCGGCAGTGAGGATACGCTAGCAATGGCGGCCATAGCCGAGCAGGGATCATCACACCCCATAGCAAGGGCAGTACTAAACCACGTAGCAAGGCTTGGGCTTAATGTGCCGAGGCCCGAGTCCATGGAAACACTACCTGGGATGGGTGTTGTGGCTCAGTGGGGTGGGCACACAATAGGCGTGGGTAATGAGAGGTTAGTTAATGGGTTCGGGGCGGAAATACCCAGTGAAATAAGGAGGAAGGTTGAGGAGTTCAGTGGATACTCAACGGTGTATGTGGTTAGGGATGACGCTGTGGTGGGGGCCATAGTTGTTGGTGACAGGATTAGGGACGAGGCCGCAACGGTAGTAAATAAACTAAGGGAGGCTGGGATCAACGTGGCCCTACTCACTGGCGATAACAAGGAGGCCGCAATGGCCATAGCCAATAAACTGGGCATACCCAGCAGCAATGTCTATGCGGAATTAACCCCGGATGATAAGGTGAAGATCATTAGTGAATTGAGGGGTAGTGGCTTGGTGGCTATGGTTGGTGATGGTATTAATGATGCGGCGGCGCTGAGCATGGCTGATGTGGGCATAGCAATGGGTGGGGGCACGGACGTGGCAAAGAGCGCCGGCGATGTCATACTAATGCGCAACGACCTAAACAGCATCCTAGACCTAATCAGGATATCCAGGAAGATAATGAACAACGTGAAGCTAAACCTAGCATACGTATTCACCTACAACTCAGTACTAATACCCATAGCCGCCGGTGCAGTGCCAGGGTTAACCCTACAACCACAGTGGGCAGGGCTACTCATGGCGTTGAGCAGCATAACCGTAACACTAAACGCACTCAGATTGAGGAAGGCCTAG
- a CDS encoding nucleotidyltransferase domain-containing protein, which yields MSISWVIRERERAREEVIREVMEYVMKLRARWGKLTAILYGSYARGDFNLWSDVDVILITEHFRGREFITRCVELIDAPPRLEPICWTPEEARKAMKKPWWIEALKNSIVLIDDYGLMGSGP from the coding sequence ATGTCGATAAGCTGGGTCATAAGGGAGAGGGAGAGGGCCAGGGAGGAAGTTATTAGGGAGGTGATGGAGTACGTAATGAAACTAAGGGCTAGGTGGGGCAAACTCACGGCAATACTCTACGGATCATACGCAAGGGGTGACTTCAACCTATGGAGCGACGTCGATGTAATACTCATAACAGAGCACTTCAGGGGCAGGGAATTCATAACCAGATGCGTGGAATTAATCGACGCACCACCAAGGCTAGAACCTATATGCTGGACCCCGGAGGAGGCCCGGAAGGCCATGAAGAAGCCCTGGTGGATTGAGGCACTGAAAAACTCCATAGTATTGATTGACGACTACGGTTTAATGGGGTCAGGACCTTAA
- a CDS encoding cupin domain-containing protein yields the protein MPLIRSGSEAWEAINELILRYHVHGSNITIAKFILRRGSQVREHSHVHEQVSIVLSGRLRFRVGGEEYMVGPGDIVHIPPNTPHSVHALEDSVVIDVYSPVRDDWIRGEDKYLRS from the coding sequence GTGCCCCTAATACGAAGTGGGAGTGAGGCTTGGGAGGCCATTAATGAGTTGATCCTCAGGTACCACGTGCACGGGAGTAACATAACCATAGCGAAGTTCATACTAAGAAGGGGCTCTCAGGTAAGGGAGCACTCACATGTGCATGAGCAGGTATCCATTGTTCTAAGCGGTAGGTTAAGGTTTAGAGTTGGGGGTGAGGAGTACATGGTTGGGCCTGGGGACATAGTCCACATACCACCTAACACACCGCACTCCGTGCATGCCCTTGAGGACTCCGTAGTGATTGACGTCTACAGCCCAGTTAGGGATGACTGGATTAGGGGTGAGGATAAGTACCTAAGGTCGTGA
- a CDS encoding sulfurtransferase TusA family protein: MRADRINDKYVVDARGYACPYPQVFALKALKEAQPGSVVEVLVDNPPSCENVPNAVRRAGHEVLGVVQENGYWRIIIRRR, translated from the coding sequence GTGAGGGCTGATAGGATTAATGATAAGTACGTAGTGGATGCAAGGGGCTATGCATGCCCATACCCACAGGTATTCGCGCTCAAGGCGCTCAAGGAGGCTCAACCGGGTTCTGTGGTGGAGGTTTTAGTGGATAACCCACCCAGTTGTGAGAATGTCCCGAATGCCGTTAGGAGGGCTGGTCATGAGGTCCTTGGGGTTGTTCAGGAGAATGGTTACTGGAGAATCATCATTAGGAGGCGGTGA
- a CDS encoding DUF86 domain-containing protein: protein MILEYTELLDRLRVEDLNDVYRLNAAIHLLQLQAQALIDIVMRASALLGLGAEGYIDAGVLSSEDFARYRSVVRFRNIVIHQYAMVNTDVVARIIGNREYRGIVEIAGRVFEELKRRGLDP, encoded by the coding sequence TTGATCCTGGAGTATACGGAGTTACTTGACAGGTTAAGAGTTGAGGATCTTAATGATGTTTACAGGCTTAACGCAGCAATACACCTTCTTCAGTTGCAGGCGCAGGCTTTGATTGACATTGTTATGAGGGCATCCGCACTCCTAGGGCTTGGTGCCGAGGGATACATTGATGCCGGTGTCTTAAGCTCCGAGGATTTCGCCAGGTATAGGTCTGTGGTTAGGTTTAGGAACATAGTAATTCATCAATACGCCATGGTTAACACAGACGTTGTGGCCAGGATAATAGGGAATAGGGAGTATAGGGGTATTGTTGAGATTGCGGGTAGGGTTTTTGAGGAATTGAAAAGAAGAGGACTGGATCCCTAG
- a CDS encoding pyruvate ferredoxin oxidoreductase: MTQAVARQVRKVLVGDHAVAEAVRLARVQVISAYPITPQTLIVERISEMISKGELKADFIRVESEFAALATVYGAAAGGARAFTATSSHGLFYMYEMLWWAAASRLPLVMAVVTRVVGPPWNIHNEHSDLLAIRDSGWVIGMAQNVQEVFDMTLTAFRISEDERVLLPVAVGLDGFILSHTAEPLDVPSQEDVDSFLPPRNPRIPYVVEPNGEAITMGNLPKDDVYHAILKELMDESMENAKKVIAEVYGEYGKLTGRNYGPLTECYRCGDAKYIVISMGAWTGDILNAVNRLRNEGYPVGVLRIRYLRPFPDEEISSWINGVKGVLVFDRDYSAGYGGVLAGEIMGLVPHNVSFKGVIAGVGGFDVSVDEFAELIRDFIDKTERDGPMRVRKSWYIPRR, translated from the coding sequence ATGACCCAGGCAGTGGCTAGGCAGGTTAGGAAGGTCCTGGTTGGGGATCACGCGGTTGCCGAGGCCGTTAGGCTAGCCAGGGTTCAGGTGATCTCGGCATACCCAATAACCCCACAAACACTCATTGTGGAGAGGATTAGTGAGATGATAAGTAAGGGCGAGCTTAAGGCTGACTTCATAAGGGTTGAGAGCGAGTTCGCGGCGTTGGCCACGGTGTACGGGGCAGCGGCCGGCGGTGCCAGGGCATTCACGGCGACCTCAAGCCACGGGCTGTTCTATATGTATGAGATGCTTTGGTGGGCTGCGGCGTCCAGGCTTCCCCTGGTCATGGCCGTGGTCACCAGGGTTGTGGGTCCACCGTGGAATATACACAATGAGCATAGTGACCTACTGGCCATTAGGGATAGTGGTTGGGTGATTGGTATGGCTCAGAATGTGCAGGAGGTCTTTGACATGACACTCACGGCCTTCAGGATTAGTGAGGATGAGAGGGTGTTGCTGCCCGTTGCCGTGGGTTTGGACGGGTTTATACTGAGCCACACCGCGGAGCCCCTTGATGTGCCGTCGCAGGAGGACGTGGATTCCTTCCTACCACCAAGGAACCCCAGGATACCCTACGTGGTGGAGCCCAATGGTGAGGCGATAACAATGGGCAACCTGCCCAAGGATGATGTTTACCACGCAATACTTAAGGAGTTGATGGATGAGTCCATGGAGAATGCCAAGAAGGTTATTGCGGAGGTGTATGGTGAGTATGGTAAGTTGACCGGTAGGAATTATGGACCGCTGACTGAGTGTTACAGGTGTGGTGATGCTAAGTACATTGTCATATCCATGGGTGCCTGGACTGGGGATATACTCAATGCCGTTAATAGGCTCAGGAACGAGGGATATCCCGTGGGCGTGCTTAGGATTAGGTACCTGAGGCCATTCCCAGATGAGGAGATCTCCTCATGGATAAACGGAGTCAAGGGCGTGCTGGTGTTTGATAGGGATTACTCGGCGGGCTATGGTGGTGTCCTGGCCGGTGAGATTATGGGCCTTGTGCCCCATAACGTGTCCTTTAAGGGGGTGATTGCTGGTGTTGGTGGGTTCGATGTCTCCGTGGATGAGTTTGCGGAGTTGATAAGGGACTTCATTGATAAGACCGAGAGGGATGGGCCCATGAGGGTTAGGAAGTCCTGGTACATACCCAGGAGGTGA
- a CDS encoding HEPN domain-containing protein produces MQPVDCDEYARWIKQAEYTLKSIEADLGIGAYSWACFKAQQVAEFSLESILRALGRPAFGHNLVAFLNELVSICPGLTSELRFCVGYLDKMYVTPRYPDALTEGVPYERYTREEALKAYECAESIMNWVKGCSPCR; encoded by the coding sequence ATGCAGCCAGTGGACTGCGATGAGTACGCAAGGTGGATTAAGCAGGCCGAGTATACACTAAAGTCCATAGAGGCTGACCTGGGCATTGGCGCGTACTCATGGGCATGCTTCAAGGCTCAACAGGTGGCTGAGTTCTCACTAGAATCAATACTAAGGGCGCTTGGGAGACCAGCCTTCGGACACAACCTAGTGGCATTCTTAAACGAGCTAGTAAGCATCTGCCCAGGTCTCACGAGCGAGCTCAGGTTCTGTGTGGGCTACCTGGATAAGATGTACGTAACGCCCAGATACCCAGACGCGCTGACTGAGGGCGTGCCTTACGAGAGGTACACCCGTGAGGAGGCCCTTAAGGCTTATGAATGCGCGGAATCAATAATGAACTGGGTAAAGGGTTGCTCACCATGTCGATAA
- a CDS encoding type II secretion system F family protein, with amino-acid sequence MSNQTSHQSVMSDEDMVTALRRSMDRVPSPTYRDVVSTLISSYAIGSDVADVLMLKVEHLMRERENRLRTAVQTLGLLMETYLVITLLLPILLILITITLTPLGPLRLGPLVLDPTVLLLITVFVYSPIMGLIMYLIIDSTVTSLE; translated from the coding sequence ATGAGTAATCAAACCTCTCATCAAAGCGTAATGAGTGATGAGGACATGGTCACGGCGCTCAGGAGGAGCATGGATAGGGTGCCCTCGCCCACGTACAGGGACGTGGTATCCACATTAATAAGCTCATACGCAATAGGTAGTGATGTTGCTGATGTGCTAATGCTGAAGGTGGAGCACCTAATGAGGGAGAGGGAGAATAGGCTTAGGACCGCTGTGCAAACCCTGGGGCTTCTCATGGAAACATACCTAGTAATAACCCTACTCCTGCCAATACTATTGATCCTAATAACCATAACATTAACACCACTGGGGCCCCTCAGACTGGGTCCCTTGGTGCTGGACCCCACGGTACTACTGCTAATCACCGTATTCGTATATTCACCAATAATGGGGTTAATCATGTACTTAATAATCGATAGCACGGTAACCAGCCTAGAATAA